The following are encoded in a window of Sporosarcina luteola genomic DNA:
- a CDS encoding FAD-binding dehydrogenase, translating to MNYDVIVVGAGLAGLVATSELIKARKKVLLLDQEPESSMGGQAWWSFGGLFLVDSPEQRRLGIKDSKALAWQDWMGSAGFDRLDDEDHWAMKWAEAYVDFAANEKREWLHSLGVRFFPVVGWAERGGYLAEGHGNSVPRFHITWGTGPGLVKPFEQKVREGMANGLVDFKPRHQVDELTVENGAVVGVKGSVLESSEVDRGETSSRTVIGEFTYKASAVVVTSGGIGANFDLVRENWPMRLGEPPKQMISGVPAHVDGRMLGITEKAGGRIVNKDRMWHYTEGIRNWSPIWPSHGIRILPGPSSIWLDAEGNRFPAPNFPGFDTLGTLQTIKETGYDYSWFILTEKIIEKEFALSGSEQNPDLTGKSIKKVLSRVLPGPPAPVKAFMDHGEDFIVAKTVEELVAGMNRVAGNELIDTKKIERLLLARDREMDNTFTKDLQITALRGARNYIGDKLIRVAKPHKILDPKNGPLIAVKLNILTRKTLGGLQTDLSGRVLNEAGNPVPGLYAAGEVAGFGGGGVHGYRALEGTFLGGCLFSGRIVGRTLSE from the coding sequence GTAGTGGGAGCAGGTCTTGCCGGGTTGGTGGCGACTTCGGAGCTGATCAAAGCTAGAAAAAAGGTTCTCTTACTAGACCAAGAGCCGGAGTCGTCCATGGGCGGGCAGGCGTGGTGGTCGTTCGGGGGATTGTTTTTAGTTGATTCACCGGAGCAGCGAAGGCTTGGCATAAAGGATTCCAAAGCGCTCGCTTGGCAGGATTGGATGGGAAGTGCGGGGTTCGATCGACTCGATGATGAGGATCACTGGGCAATGAAATGGGCAGAAGCATATGTGGATTTTGCCGCGAATGAAAAACGGGAGTGGCTTCATTCGCTCGGCGTTCGGTTTTTCCCTGTCGTAGGCTGGGCGGAAAGGGGCGGATATTTAGCGGAAGGGCACGGTAACTCGGTGCCGCGGTTTCATATTACGTGGGGAACGGGTCCGGGGCTCGTGAAACCGTTCGAACAAAAGGTCCGAGAAGGGATGGCCAATGGGCTTGTCGACTTCAAGCCTCGGCATCAGGTGGATGAATTGACCGTTGAAAATGGAGCAGTCGTCGGTGTGAAGGGGTCTGTACTCGAATCTAGCGAAGTCGATAGAGGAGAAACAAGCTCCCGGACCGTCATCGGGGAATTTACATACAAGGCCTCTGCCGTCGTCGTGACAAGCGGCGGAATCGGCGCGAATTTCGACCTCGTCAGGGAAAACTGGCCGATGCGTTTAGGGGAGCCCCCGAAGCAGATGATTTCAGGCGTGCCGGCCCACGTCGATGGGCGGATGCTTGGGATAACTGAAAAAGCGGGCGGACGGATTGTGAATAAAGACCGGATGTGGCATTACACGGAAGGCATCCGGAATTGGAGCCCGATCTGGCCGTCCCATGGCATCCGCATTTTGCCGGGACCGTCTTCCATCTGGCTTGACGCAGAAGGGAACCGGTTCCCGGCACCGAATTTCCCGGGCTTCGATACGTTGGGGACGCTACAAACGATAAAGGAAACGGGCTATGACTATTCGTGGTTCATTCTCACTGAAAAGATCATTGAAAAGGAATTCGCATTGTCTGGCTCTGAGCAAAACCCGGATTTGACGGGAAAAAGCATTAAGAAGGTGTTATCGAGGGTGCTCCCGGGTCCACCGGCTCCCGTGAAAGCGTTCATGGATCACGGCGAAGATTTCATTGTTGCGAAGACGGTGGAAGAATTGGTGGCGGGAATGAACCGAGTTGCCGGGAATGAATTGATCGATACTAAAAAGATCGAGCGGCTGCTGCTAGCGAGAGACAGGGAGATGGACAATACATTCACGAAAGACTTGCAAATTACGGCGCTTCGCGGGGCAAGGAATTATATCGGTGATAAGCTGATCCGCGTTGCGAAGCCGCATAAGATTCTGGATCCGAAAAACGGACCATTGATTGCGGTCAAGCTCAATATTCTAACCCGAAAAACATTGGGCGGACTTCAGACGGATTTATCGGGCCGTGTGTTGAATGAAGCCGGAAATCCCGTCCCCGGATTGTATGCGGCAGGGGAAGTTGCCGGATTCGGCGGAGGCGGCGTGCATGGATACCGCGCATTGGAAGGCACTTTTTTAGGGGGCTGCCTGTTCAGCGGGCGGATTGTCGGGCGAACGCTATCGGAATAA